The genomic window ACCAGCAGCGTCTTGGCCACGCCGGGCACGCCCTCGATCAGCGCGTGATGCCCGGTGAAGATGGCGATCAACGCATAATCCACCACTTCTTTCTGCCCGATGATCACCCGGGCGACCTCGGCGCGCGCCGCCGTCAGGACCTGCTTTAACTGTTCGGTGTTTTCAGCCATAACCAGTCGTGTATTATTGAACGGATACTTCTTTTTTAATATTAAACTGTTCTACCCGTTTGCGCAGCGTGGCGCGGGTGATGCCCAATAATTTCGCCGCCTGCACCTGGTTGCCGAGCGTGGCCCGGAGCGCCTGGATGACCAGCTCCCGCTCCACCGTGGGCAGCACTTCCGCCTCGGGATTCTGCCGCGCCCAGGCAAACAGCTTTTGTGCCAGGTCTGCCACCGTGAGGGAGCCGCCCTCCGCCGGGGCGGGGGATGGGGCCGCGGGTTCGGCGGCGGCGGCGGGCGCGAGGCCGGGCGTGACACTGGTGGCCCGGGCGATGATTTCCGGAGGCAGATCCGCCGCCATGAGCACGGGGCTCTTGGCCACCACGATGGCGCGCTGGATGGCGTTCTCCAACTCGCGCACATTGCCCGGCCAGGGATGCTGCTCCAGCGCCTGCATCGCCTCCTGCGCGACGGACTTGGGCGGCTGCTTGAACTGCCGGGCGAACTTCTTCGCAAAATAATGCACCAGCAGCTTGATATCCTCGCGGCGCTCGCGCAACGGCGGCAGATGAATGCGCACCACGTTCAACCGGTAGAACAGATCCTCGCGGAACTCCCGGGCGGCCACCGCCCGCTCCAGCGGCTTGTTCGTGGCGGCGATGATGCGCACATCCACCTGCACCGACTGGTTCCCCCCCACCCGCTCGAACGTGCCGGATTGCAGCACCCGCAGCATCTTCGTCTGCGTCGCCGGCGTCATGTCCCCGATCTCATCCAGGAAAATCGTCCCGTGATTGCACTGCTCGAACTTGCCGATGCGCTGGGCGTTGGCGCCGGTGAACGCGCCTTTCTCATGCCCGAACAACTCGCTTTCCAACAAGTTCTCCGGAATGGCGGCGCAATTGATGGCCAGGAACGGATGCCCGTTGCGCCGGCTGTGGTGATAGATCGCGCGCGCCACCAGCTCCTTGCCCGTGCCGCTCTCCCCGGTGACCAGCGCGGTCGCGTCCGAGGCGGCCAGTTGCCCGATGAGCTTGTACACCTCCTGCATGGGCTGGCTGCGGCCCACGATGCCCTGCTCATGCTCCTCCGATTCCAGCAGCGGCTGGTAGGAGACCACCTGCTTCATGTCGTGGGCGGCTTTGAGCGCGGTGGCCACGATCTGTTTCAGCTTGGGCACATCAAACGGCTTCAGCAGATAATCAAATGCGCCCAGCTTCATCGCCTCGATGGCCGTCTGCGTGGTGCCGTAGGCCGTCATCATGATCACCGGCAGCTTGGCATCCATCTGGCGCAGCCGGCGCAGCGTTTCCAACCCGCTCAGGCCGGTCATGCGCACATCCATGATGACGAGGTCCGGCTTGAGTTTGGGAATCAGCCGCAGGGCCTCCTCACCGCTTGAGGCGGTCG from Verrucomicrobiota bacterium includes these protein-coding regions:
- a CDS encoding sigma-54 dependent transcriptional regulator, translated to MDKLLLVDDEADVRYSFQRIFHSPEVEFATASSGEEALRLIPKLKPDLVIMDVRMTGLSGLETLRRLRQMDAKLPVIMMTAYGTTQTAIEAMKLGAFDYLLKPFDVPKLKQIVATALKAAHDMKQVVSYQPLLESEEHEQGIVGRSQPMQEVYKLIGQLAASDATALVTGESGTGKELVARAIYHHSRRNGHPFLAINCAAIPENLLESELFGHEKGAFTGANAQRIGKFEQCNHGTIFLDEIGDMTPATQTKMLRVLQSGTFERVGGNQSVQVDVRIIAATNKPLERAVAAREFREDLFYRLNVVRIHLPPLRERREDIKLLVHYFAKKFARQFKQPPKSVAQEAMQALEQHPWPGNVRELENAIQRAIVVAKSPVLMAADLPPEIIARATSVTPGLAPAAAAEPAAPSPAPAEGGSLTVADLAQKLFAWARQNPEAEVLPTVERELVIQALRATLGNQVQAAKLLGITRATLRKRVEQFNIKKEVSVQ